In the Engystomops pustulosus chromosome 2, aEngPut4.maternal, whole genome shotgun sequence genome, one interval contains:
- the EMC6 gene encoding ER membrane protein complex subunit 6 yields MAAMAAVGLKREGPQFISEAAVRGNAAVLDYCRTSVSALSGATAGILGLTGLYGFIFYFLASFLLSLLLVLKSGRRWNKYFKSRRPLFTGGLVGGLFTYVLFWTFLYGMVHVY; encoded by the coding sequence ATGGCGGCCATGGCTGCAGTCGGTCTGAAGAGAGAGGGTCCGCAGTTCATCAGTGAAGCGGCAGTGAGGGGGAACGCTGCCGTCCTCGACTACTGCAGAACATCGGTCTCTGCTCTTTCTGGAGCCACAGCCGGAATTCTTGGCCTCACCGGCCTGTACGGATTCATCTTCTACTTCCTCGCCTCCTTCCTCCTCTCACTGCTATTGGTGTTAAAGTCTGGACGCAGGTGGAACAAATATTTCAAATCGAGGAGGCCGCTTTTTACCGGGGGGCTGGTCGGCGGCCTCTTCACGTACGTCCTGTTCTGGACCTTCCTATACGGCATGGTGCATGTGTACTGA
- the TAX1BP3 gene encoding tax1-binding protein 3 gives MSYIPGQPVTAVVQRVEIHKLRHGENLILGFSIGGGIDQDPSQNPFSEDKTDKGIYVTRVTEGGPAEVAGLQMGDKIMQVNGWDMTMVTHDQARKRLTKKNEEVVRLLVTRRALQEAVRQSMRQ, from the exons ATGTCGTATATCCCGGGACAGCCGGTCACTGCCGTGGTG CAAAGAGTTGAAATTCATAAATTGCGTCACGGAGAAAACCTGATCCTCGGCTTCAGTATTGGAGGAGGCATTGATCAAGACCCTAGCCAGAACCCGTTTTCAGAGGACAAAACGGACAAG GGCATCTATGTCACTCGGGTGACTGAAGGTGGACCAGCAGAGGTGGCTGGACTTCAAATGGGTGACAAAATCATGCAG gtgaatggATGGgacatgaccatggtcacacacgaCCAGGCCCGGAAGCGTCTTACCAAGAAGAACGAGGAAGTAGTCCGGCTCCTAGTGACCAGGAGGGCCCTTCAGGAGGCCGTGCGGCAGTCTATGAGGCAGTAA